The Bryobacteraceae bacterium genome includes a window with the following:
- the recG gene encoding ATP-dependent DNA helicase RecG: protein MPFDFSTPVQYVKGVGPKRAEELRAKGIETAGDLLYYAPFRYEDRSNLKPVNRLAPGETATVIATVVRVQAPRFRRRDLGMIEAIFTDGSRMPLAARWFHAQYLANLLQPGVRAALYGKVEFDPYQGGLLMLHPELEILRGEEEDEEAGLHTGRIVPVYEAAGKISTRVFRNVLYRLTAALDDAPDPLPESVRRKMRLPGLAESLRALHFPPQETDLRLLNAFRTPAQMRLIFEEFFWLQAGLALKRDEERSAAGISFQLTGRVREQIKKMLPFKPTAAQKRVLGEIARDMAAPVPMNRLLQGDVGSGKTLVAAQAAVIAVENGYQTAILAPTEILATQHYLNFRKIFEPLRYNIVLLLGSQTKKEKELNKRAVSTGFAHIVIGTHALIEEDVNFSRLGLVIIDEQHRFGVLQRKALQQKGLAPDVLVMTATPIPRTLALTVYGDLDLSVIDELPPGRKPIQTIHRTRLEIEQVYSFLLREIQAGRQAYIVYPAIEENEATALKAAEAGYRELTQHVFPNLRIGLLHGRLPADEKERVMDAFKRGELQILVSTTVIEVGVDVPNATVMVIENAERFGLAQLHQLRGRVGRGAAQSYCILVTDKLSETAQERIRTLVESSDGFYISEMDLKLRGPGEFLGTRQSGLPVFRIGNLIRDHDILEAARREAAEFAAHPPSREEFERAMRYVREHWQHRYGLALVG, encoded by the coding sequence GTGCCTTTCGATTTTTCCACGCCGGTGCAATACGTCAAGGGCGTCGGCCCGAAGCGCGCCGAAGAACTCCGCGCCAAGGGAATCGAAACCGCCGGCGACCTGCTCTACTACGCTCCGTTCCGCTACGAAGACCGCTCGAATCTCAAACCCGTCAACCGCCTCGCGCCCGGCGAGACCGCCACCGTCATCGCCACGGTCGTGCGCGTGCAGGCGCCGCGCTTCCGCCGCCGCGACCTCGGCATGATCGAGGCCATCTTCACCGACGGCTCCCGCATGCCGCTCGCCGCCCGCTGGTTCCACGCACAATATCTGGCCAATCTGTTGCAGCCCGGCGTCCGCGCCGCGCTCTACGGCAAGGTCGAGTTCGACCCCTACCAGGGGGGACTCCTCATGCTGCATCCGGAGCTGGAAATCCTCCGCGGCGAGGAGGAAGACGAAGAAGCCGGCCTGCATACCGGCCGCATCGTGCCCGTCTACGAAGCCGCCGGGAAGATCTCCACGCGCGTCTTCCGCAATGTCCTCTACCGCCTCACCGCGGCTCTGGACGATGCGCCCGATCCTCTGCCCGAATCGGTCCGCCGGAAAATGCGCCTGCCCGGCCTGGCCGAGTCCCTCCGCGCCCTCCACTTCCCGCCGCAGGAAACCGATCTGCGCCTGCTCAACGCCTTCCGGACCCCGGCGCAGATGCGGCTGATCTTCGAGGAGTTCTTCTGGCTCCAGGCGGGTCTCGCCCTCAAGCGCGATGAAGAGCGCAGCGCCGCGGGCATCTCCTTCCAGCTGACCGGCCGGGTGCGCGAGCAGATTAAGAAAATGCTGCCCTTCAAGCCCACCGCAGCGCAGAAGCGCGTCCTCGGCGAAATCGCCCGCGACATGGCCGCCCCGGTTCCGATGAACCGCCTCCTGCAGGGCGACGTCGGCAGCGGAAAGACCCTGGTCGCCGCCCAGGCTGCCGTCATCGCCGTCGAAAACGGCTATCAGACGGCGATTCTCGCCCCGACGGAAATCCTCGCCACGCAGCACTATCTCAATTTCCGGAAAATCTTCGAGCCGCTCCGCTACAACATCGTCCTCCTGCTCGGTTCGCAGACGAAAAAGGAAAAGGAACTGAACAAGCGCGCCGTTTCTACGGGCTTCGCCCACATCGTCATCGGCACGCATGCTCTCATCGAAGAGGACGTCAACTTCTCCCGCCTCGGACTGGTCATCATCGACGAGCAGCACCGCTTCGGCGTCCTTCAGCGGAAGGCGCTCCAGCAGAAAGGCCTCGCGCCCGACGTGCTCGTCATGACCGCCACCCCCATCCCGCGCACGCTCGCGCTGACGGTGTACGGCGACCTCGACCTCAGCGTGATCGACGAGCTCCCTCCGGGCCGCAAGCCCATCCAGACGATCCACAGGACGCGGCTCGAAATCGAGCAGGTCTACAGCTTCCTGCTGCGCGAAATCCAGGCCGGCCGCCAGGCCTACATCGTCTATCCGGCCATCGAGGAAAACGAAGCCACCGCGCTCAAGGCGGCTGAAGCCGGATACCGCGAACTCACGCAGCACGTCTTCCCCAACCTGCGCATCGGACTCCTGCACGGCCGCCTGCCGGCGGACGAGAAAGAGCGCGTCATGGACGCCTTCAAGCGCGGGGAGCTGCAGATCCTCGTCTCCACTACGGTGATCGAAGTCGGCGTCGACGTGCCCAACGCCACCGTGATGGTGATCGAAAACGCCGAACGCTTCGGCCTCGCGCAGCTGCACCAGCTGCGCGGGCGCGTCGGCCGCGGCGCCGCCCAGAGCTACTGCATCCTCGTCACCGACAAGCTCTCTGAAACCGCGCAGGAGCGCATCCGCACGCTCGTCGAGTCCAGCGACGGTTTTTACATCTCGGAAATGGATCTCAAGCTCCGCGGTCCCGGCGAGTTTCTGGGAACCCGGCAGAGCGGCCTGCCCGTCTTCCGCATCGGCAATCTGATCCGCGATCATGACATTCTGGAAGCCGCCCGCCGCGAGGCGGCCGAATTCGCGGCTCATCCTCCATCCAGAGAAGAGTTCGAGCGCGCCATGCGCTACGTGCGCGAACACTGGCAGCACCGCTACGGGCTGGCGCTGGTCGGATGA
- a CDS encoding methyltransferase small: protein MRVIGGEFRSRRLKTPHGDSVRPTPDRLREALFNILAPRIEGTVFLDAYAGSGSVGIEALSRGARRAIFLEKSRPALRALEENIRMLDIAARCEVHPGNAAPVITKFEADIVFLDPPYPREREYQLCLEALGEQPRPLVIVQHASKFTHHLKDAYGKLKRVRILSQGDNSLSFYEPRP from the coding sequence ATGAGAGTCATTGGTGGTGAATTCCGCTCCCGGCGGCTGAAGACGCCGCACGGCGATTCGGTCCGCCCCACGCCGGACCGTCTGAGGGAAGCGCTGTTCAACATCCTCGCCCCGCGCATCGAGGGCACGGTCTTTCTCGACGCCTACGCCGGCTCGGGCAGCGTCGGCATCGAAGCGCTCAGCCGCGGCGCCCGCCGCGCCATCTTTCTCGAGAAGAGCCGCCCCGCGCTGCGCGCCCTCGAAGAGAACATCCGCATGCTCGACATCGCCGCCCGCTGCGAAGTCCATCCCGGCAACGCCGCGCCCGTCATCACGAAGTTCGAAGCCGACATCGTCTTCCTCGATCCGCCCTATCCCCGCGAACGCGAATACCAGCTTTGCCTGGAAGCCCTGGGCGAGCAGCCGCGCCCGCTGGTCATCGTGCAGCACGCCTCGAAATTCACGCACCATCTCAAAGACGCCTACGGGAAACTGAAGCGCGTGCGCATTCTCAGCCAGGGCGACAACTCGCTCAGCTTCTACGAGCCG